One window from the genome of Malus domestica chromosome 01, GDT2T_hap1 encodes:
- the LOC103434239 gene encoding CASP-like protein 4C2, whose translation MRSPQPHRNGGDNPFHSTVSLRKLRRFNYLILVFRFASFSSSLASFVFMLSTSRAAANSPRWYHFDAFRFVVGANAIVALYSLFEMVASVWEISRESTLFAEVVQLWFDFGHDQAFAYLLLSADSAGTALARVLKGMDTCKAWNAFCIQVDIAIALGFVGFLFLGFSSLLSGFRIACFIIKGSRFHL comes from the exons ATGCGCTCTCCTCAGCCTCACCGCAACGGCGGCGACAATCCCTTCCACTCCACCGTCTCGCTCCGGAAGCTGAGGCGCTTCAACTACCTCATCCTCGTCTTCCGATTCGCCTCCTTCAGCTCCTCCCTCGCTTCCTTCGTCTTCATGCTCTCCACCTCTCGTGCCGCCGCCAACTCCCCCCGCTGGTACCACTTCGACGCCTTCAG ATTCGTAGTGGGAGCGAATGCAATAGTGGCGCTCTACTCTCTCTTCGAAATGGTGGCTTCCGTCTGGGAAATTTCCAGAGAATCCACTCTCTTCGCCGAGGTCGTCCAGCTCTGGTTCGACTTCGGCCACGACCAG GCGTTCGCGTACCTGTTGCTGTCTGCAGACTCGGCGGGAACGGCGTTGGCGAGGGTTTTAAAAGGGATGGACACGTGTAAGGCGTGGAACGCGTTCTGCATACAGGTGGACATCGCAATCGCTTTGGGCTTTGTGGGGTTCCTGTTCCTGGGCTTCTCATCTCTCCTCTCGGGCTTTCGGATCGCCTGCTTCATCATCAAGGGATCTCGTTTTCATCTttag